A region from the Aegilops tauschii subsp. strangulata cultivar AL8/78 chromosome 5, Aet v6.0, whole genome shotgun sequence genome encodes:
- the LOC109734029 gene encoding B3 domain-containing protein Os06g0194400, which yields MAESNSYEEQRRRQIEENRRKLEELRLHHLSAAVREAAARPKPNPKPRPKRKAPEPGQLRRSGRVTGLPEQPSYLEGAGQRDYRGVYEAYAVWKGPTDEERAGALAKAEELQRRIHRIRCPAFVKPMTHSLAMNAVQMLIPKDFLKYLPAHDEAVVVVDEADDEFHMMYNAHRQGGKHYYLDKGWKGFAFDHDLADGDCLVFHMTERAKFKVYIFRANPDYESDQTSDDSEDEE from the exons ATGGCGGAATCGAACTCGTACGAGGAGCAGCGTCGGAGGCAGATTGAGGAGAACCGCCGGAAGCTGGAGGAGTTGCGCCTGCACCACCTCTCCGCCGCCGTCCGCGAGGCCGCCGCCAGGCCCAAGCCCAACCCCAAGCCCAGGCCG AAGCGCAAGGCCCCGGAGCCCGGCCAGCTCCGGCGGTCCGGCCGCGTCACCGGCCTCCCGGAGCAGCCCAGCTACCTCGAGGGCGCAGGGCAGCGCGACTACCGTGGAGTCTACGAGGCATACGCTGTCTGGAAAGGACCGACCGACGAGGAGAGGGCCGGCGCCCTCGCCAAGGCCGAGGAGCTCCAGCGCCGGATCCACCGCATCCGCTGCCCCGCCTTCGTCAAGCCCATGACCCACAGCCTCGCCATGAATGCAGTCCAGATG CTAATCCCCAAGGACTTCCTCAAGTATCTCCCGGCGCATGATGAGGCGGTCGTGGTGGTGGATGAGGCGGATGACGAGTTCCACATGATGTACAATGCCCACAGACAAGGCGGCAAACACTACTACCTCGACAAGGGGTGGAAAGGGTTCGCCTTCGACCATGACCTTGCCGATGGCGATTGCTTGGTTTTCCACATGACAGAGAGGGCAAAGTTCAAG GTCTACATTTTCAGAGCAAACCCAGACTATGAAAGCGACCAAACTTCAGATGACTCTGAGGATGAAGAGTAA